From Pan paniscus chromosome 6, NHGRI_mPanPan1-v2.0_pri, whole genome shotgun sequence, one genomic window encodes:
- the LOC129398280 gene encoding zinc finger protein 479 isoform X2, with translation MGPLTFRDIAIEFSLEEWQCLDCAQRNLYRDVMLENYRNLVSLVTRSHFIQDLHPEQGIKDSLQKVIPRTYGKCGHEKLQFKKCCKSVGECEVHKGGYSEVNQCLSTTQNKIFQTHKYVKVFGKFSNSNRDKTRYTGKKHFKCNKYGKSFCMLSHLNQHQVIHTREKSYKCKECGKSFNCSSNHTTHKIIHTGEKPYRCEECGKAFSWSANLTRHKRTHTGERPYTCEECGQAFRRSSALTNHKRIHTGERPYKCEECGKAFSVSSTLTDHKRIHTGEKPCRCEECGKAFSWSSNLTRHKRIHTREKPYACEECGQAFSLSSNLTRHKRIHTGEKPYTCEECGQDFRRSSALTIHKRIHTGERPYKCEECGKVFSLSSTLTDHKRIHSGERPYKCEECGKAFSLSSTLTDHKRIHTGERPYTCEECGKAFNCSSTLMQHKRIHTGEKPYKCEECDQAFKWHSSLAKHKIIHTGEKPYKCE, from the coding sequence TTACGCGTTCCCATTTCATCCAAGACCTTCATCCAGAGCAGGGCATCAAAGATTCACTCCAAAAAGTAATACCGAGAACATATGGAAAATGTGGACATGagaaattacaatttaaaaaatgctgtaaAAGTGTGGGTGAATGTGAGGTGCACAAAGGAGGTTATAGTGAAGTTAACCAATGTTTGTCAACTacccaaaacaaaatatttcagacTCATAAATATGTCAAAGTCTTTGGTAAATTTTCAAATTCCAATAGAGATAAAACAAGATATACTggaaagaaacatttcaaatgtaACAAATATGGCAAATCATTTTGCATGCTTTCACACCTAAATCAACATCAGGTAATTCATACTAGGGAGAAGTCCTACAAATGCAAAGAATGTGGCAAATCCTTTAACTGCTCCTCAAACCATACtacacataaaataattcatactggagagaaaccatataGATGTgaggaatgtggcaaagcctttagctGGTCTGCAAACCTTACTAGACATAAGAGAACTCATACTGGAGAGAGACCCTacacatgtgaagaatgtggccaAGCCTTTAGGCGCTCCTCAGCACTTACTAACcacaagagaattcatactggagagagaccctacaaatgtgaagaatgtggcaaagcctttagcgTATCCTCAACCCTCACTGACcacaagagaattcatactggagagaaaccctgcaGGTGTgaggaatgtggcaaagcctttagctGGTCCTCAAACCTTACtagacataagagaattcatactagaGAGAAACCCTATGCCTGTGAAGAATGTGGCCAAGCCTTTAGCTTATCCTCGAACCTTACtagacataagagaattcatactggagagaaaccctacacatgtgaagaatgtggccaAGACTTTAGGCGCTCCTCAGCACTTACTATCcacaagagaattcatactggagagagaccctacaaatgtgaagagtgTGGCAAAGTCTTTAGCTTATCCTCAACCCTCACAGACCACAAGAGAATTCATTCTGGAGAGagaccctacaaatgtgaagaatgtggcaaagcctttagctTATCCTCAACCCTCACTGACCAcaagagaattcacactggagagagaccctacacatgtgaagaatgtggcaaagcctttaattgCTCCTCAACCCTTATgcaacataagagaattcatactggagagaaaccctacaaatgtgaagaatgtgaccAAGCTTTTAAGTGGCATTCAAGTCTTgctaaacataagataattcacactggagagaaaccctacaaatgtgaataa